The nucleotide sequence GCCCGCCGGTCGCGGCCTCTTGCCGCTTGCCGACGTTGCCGATCGCCAGCGCCGTGACGGCCCGCCTCAGCTTGTGATTCGGCGCAAACACTCCGTGGTAGCGATGCCGGTGCTTCCGCGGCGGCGGGACGAGATCGGCGAGCCGGTCCAAGAACTCAAACGGAACTCAAACGGCGTGAGTTCGACGACGCCATTGGCTCCCGGCCGCGTGGACTTCCGGCCGCGGCCGGGTCCGACCCAGTTGGCGGCTTTGTGTCTGGGCAGCACGTAGCGGACTTGGGTGATGCGGTCGGCTGGGCCGCGGATCACGGAGAGCCGCTCCAGCGCAAAGGGCGGCCGGGCGCAGTATCGGAGAAGATGCTCGAGACTACGAAAATAGCTGGGCACATCGCGGTCGGTGAGTGTGATCCGGACGCTCGCGTCGACTGAAAACCCGCTGTTCTCCCAGGCGAGCATGTCGGCGGCGGCCGCGGCGTCGAGGAGGCGAGAGCGCCTGAACCAGCGGATCACGCGGCAGCGCACCCGCTCTGTAAGCGCGGCCAGATTGGCCGGGGTGATTGGCCGCGCCGGTAGGAACGCTGAGTGCGGCGACGGCTCGGGGTCGGTCGGCAAGCATGCCCCGCAATCGCTTGGGCACGGAGATCACCCACTGCCGCACGGGCACCGGCGGGATGACGTGATCGACAAAATGCGCGGCCGTCTGGGCCATGTGGCGGCCGTTGCAGGACGGGCAGACGCCGCGGCCCTTGCAGGAGAATGCCACGACGAATCCCATGCGGCACGTCATGCAGACCGCGCGGGCGAAGCCGAAGCAGAGGAGCCCGCACTCGAGATAGCCGCGGAGTTCGTCCTCGACGTATCCCGGCACGGGCCGCTCGGCGGCTTCTCGCCACTCGAGCCAACTCTCGAGGTTCTCCGACACGATCTTGTGGAGCGGCGTCTTCTCGGGCCGACGCCGCTCGTAGCGACGAGACGCCGCGGGGCCTCCGTGCGGGCGGCGTCGGCTTCGCGCGGGAAACCCTGTGACCGCGGCGACCATGGGCGGACCGGCAGATGGACGGCAAGTGTAAACAGCCGTACACTATCCGCGGGACAGGGCGGTTCGCCATCAGCCGATCGCAAGGCTCGGCGGCCAGCAAACGAATCGGGGGCATCTCGAGGCGGCAGCCGGTCAGGCCGGGGCCTGCAACGGCTGGCCGCCGAACTCGCTCCAGCCCCCGGCGGTCAGGGCTTCTTCACGCCCGCATACGAATAGTTCGAGACTGTGTCCCATGCGATCGTCGCGAGCAGCAGCACGTCGAACTCGCCTTGCTTGAGCGGCTCCATCCGCGTGTTGTTCTGCCGTGAACCGATGTCGATTCAAAAGAACATGGTTCCTGTTCTCGTGACACCCTACCGGCGCCGCTCGATCGCCCGGACCAGCGCCGCGGCCATGTCGGCCGGGCTGTGGGCGACCTCGATGCCCGCATCCTCGAGGGCGGCGACCTTGGCGTCGGCCGTCCCCTTGCCGCCGGAGATGATCGCCCCGGCATGCCCCATCCGCTTTCCCGGGGGCGCCGTCCGGCCGGCGATGAACGCCGCCACAGGCTTCGTGACGTGCGCCTTCACGTAGGCCGCCGCCTCCTCCTCGGCGCTGCCGCCGATCTCCCCCATCATCAGGATCGCGTGCGTGTCGGGATCCTGCTCGAACAATTCCAGGATGTCGATGAAGCTCGAGCCGACGAGCGGGTCGCCGCCGAGCCCCACGCAGGTGCTCTGGCCGTGGCCGAGCTGCGTGAGCTGCCAGACCGCCTCGTAGGTCAGCGTGCCGGAGCGGCTCATCACGCCGACATGGCCGGGCGTATGGATGTAGCCGGGCATGATCCCGATCTTGCACGCACCCGGCGTGATCACGCCGGGGCAGTTGGGGCCGATGAGCCGGCTCCCCGAGGCCTTGACGACCGGCAGGACGCGGGCCATGTCGAGCACCGGGATTCCCTCGGTGATCGCGATCACCAGTTCGATGCCCGCGCCGACCGCCTCGAGGATCGCGTCGGCCGCGAACGCCGGCGGGACGAAGATCATCGTGGCGTTGGCGCCGGTGGCATCGCGGGCCTGGGCGACGGTGTCGAAGACCGGCAGGTCGGCCACCGTCTCGCCGCCCTTGCCCGGCGTGACGCCGCCAACCATGCGGGTGCCATAGTCGAGGCAGCCGCGGGTGTGGAACTCCCCGACCTTGCCGGTGATGCCCTGACAGATGACGCGGGTGTCGCGATTGACGAGGATGCTCATAGGTAGGCGGTCCGTGGAGGGCGGATGGAGGGCGGATGGAGGGCGGTGCTCGGGTCGGGGCCGGTCAGGCCTTGCTGGCGGCGACGACCTTCTGCGCGGCGTCGGTGAGGCCGTCGGCGGTGATGATCGCGGTGCCGCTGGCGGCGAGGATCTTCTTCCCTTCGGCGACCTCGGTGCCCTCCAAACGGACGACCAGCGGCACGCTGAAGCCGACCGTCTTCGAGGCCTCGACCAGCGCCGTGGCGATCGTCGTGCAGCGCATGATGCCGCCGAAGATGTTGACGAGGATCGCCTTGACGTTCGTGTCAGAGAGGATGATCCGGAACGCCTCGGTGACCGCCTTCACGTCGGCGCCTCCGCCGACGTCGAGGAAGTTGGCCGGCTCCCCGCCGTGAAACTTGACGAGATCCATCGTGCTCATGGCGAGACCGGCACCGTTGACGAGGCAGCCGATTGTGCCGTCGAGCTTGACGTAGGACAGCCCGGCGGCCGCGGCCCGGGTTTCGGCCGGCTCCTCCTCCGCCTCGTCCCGAAGGGCAGCGACGTCCTTGTGGCGGAACAGGGCGTTGTCGTCGAACGTCATCTTGGCGTCGAGGGCGACGAGGCCGCCCTCCTTCGTGAGCACGAGCGGGTTGATCTCGAGGAGCGACGCGTCGAGATCGACGAACGCCTTGCAGAGGCGGCGGAAGAAGGCGTCGGCGTGCCGCCAGCTGGCCGCCGGCAGGCCGAGCTTCGCGGCCAGAACCCGGGTCTGCCAGGGGGCGAGGCCGCGGTCGGGGTCGAAGGGCTCGGAGAGGATCAGTTCGGGCGTCTCCGCCGCCACCTCCTCGATGTTGACGCCGCCGGCGGTGCTGGCGATGAGCACCGGCGAACCGACCCGCCGATCGACGAGCACGGCGCAGTAGAGCTCGCGGTCGATCGCGCAGCCGCTCTCGACGAACACCTGCCGGACCGACTGGCCATCGGGCCCGGTCTGGATCGTGACCAGCGTCTTGCCGAGCAGGCCGGCGGCGATCCGCTCGGCGTCTGCGGCCGACTTCGCCAACTCCACGCCGCGTTGCGTGCCCCCCTTCACCTGCCCCTTGCCGCGGCCGCCGGCATGGATCTGCGCCTTGACCGCGCAGACGGGCGTGCCGAGCGCAGTGAAGGCGGCTGCCGCCTCGGCGGGCGTGCGGGCGACGCGGCCGTCGAGCACAGGCACGCCGGCGGAGCGCAGCAGATCCTTGGCCTGGAACTCGTGAATCTTCATAGGAGCGTGAGGCCTCGATGGTGATGACGGTCGGCCGATCGTCCGCCGCAGACCGCAAATATCGCAGGCCACCGGCATGCCGCAAGCCTGACGCGTTCGGGCGGCCGGTGGACGCGGCCGCTGGCGGTGCGCCGACGGCGGGGCTATGATCAAATTCCGCCTTTTCTCCGCAGGATCGGACATGAAAATTCTCGTCACCGGCGGTGCCGGTTTCATCGGCAGCCACATCGTCGATGCCCTGATGGCGGCCGGCCACTCGGCGGCCGTTATCGACGACCTGTCGAGCGGATCGCGGGACAACCTGCCCGCCGACGTGCCGCTGCACGTGGCCGACATCATCGATGCGACGGCGGTGGCCCGGGTGGTCGCGGCGGAGCATCCCGACGCGATCTGTCACCAGGCGGCACAGATGTCGGTGAGCCGATCGGTCCGCGAGCCGCTGTTCGACGCCCAGGTCAACTGCATCGGCCTGATCAACGTCCTCGACGCGGCCGTGCGGGTGGGCTGCAAACGGTTCGTCTTCGCCTCCTCCGGCGGCGTGCTCTACGGCGACGTCACGGCGCCGGCGCCGGAGGATACGCCGGCCGATCCGGTCAGTCCCTACGGAATCACGAAGTGGGTCGGCGAACGGTATCTGAAATTCTATGCCGCCGAACACGGCCTCGCCGCGGTCGCCCTGCGCTACTCCAACGTCTACGGGCCGCGGCAGAATCCGCATGGCGAGGCGGGGGTCGTCGCCATCTTCTCGAAGACGATGCTGGCGGGAACGCCGGCCACGATCAATGGCGACGGACGCTACATCCGCGACTACGTCTACGGTCCGGACGTGGCCCGCGCCAACCTCGCCGCACTGACGGCCGACATTCCCGAGGTCCGTGCGGGCACGCTCACGAGCCTCAACATCGGCACCGGCATCGGCACCGACGTCAACGAACTGGAAGCGGAACTGCGTGCGACCGTGGGTTCGATCCGGTCCGCCCGCGGGCAGCCGCTGCCGCCGGCGCCGCTGCACGGCCCGGCGCGACCCGGCGACCTGCGGTCGAACCTCGTCGCTGCGGCGCGGGCGGGGACGATCCTCGGCTGGCGGCCGGCGGTGTCGCTCCCCGAGGGGCTGGGGCTCACAGCCCGCTGGTTCGCGGAGCAAGCGGCCGGCTGACGGCGCGGCGTGCCTCGCGAGCGGTGTTTTTGCCGTTCCGGCGGCGGTGGGGTATCGCTACCCTCCCCCGCCATGAAATCGATTCCCGCCTCTCCTGCCCCAGCCCGACCGGCGGTCGATCCGGCCGGCGTCGTCAGCCCGCGGACCGCGCTCATCTGCGGCGTCGGCGGCCAGGACGGCGCTTACCTCGCGGCGCACCTTTTGGAACTCGGATACCGGGTCGCGGGGACCAGTCGCGACGCGCAGGCGAGCAGCTTCTCCGGGCTCGTGCGGCTGGGCATCCGCGACCGCGTCACGGTCGAGTCGATGACGCTCGTCGACTTCCGCTCCACCATGCAGGCCATCGCCCGGCACCGCCCCGACGAGATCTACAACCTCGCCGGGCAGACGTCGGTCGGGCTGTCATTCAGCCAGCCGGTGGAGACGTTCGAGAGCATCGTCATCGGCACCGTCAACCTGCTGGAGGCGATCCGCATGCTGGGGCGGCCGATCCGCCTCTACAACGCCGGCAGTTCGGAGATGTTCGGTGATACGGGGATGGAGCCGGCCAGCGAGCGGACGGTGCTTCGCCCCTGCAGCCCGTACGGCATCGCCAAGGCGACCTCCTTCTGGCAGGTGGCCCAGTATCGGCAGGCCTACGGGATCGCCGCCTGCACCGGCATCCTCTTCAATCACGAGAGCCCGCTCCGCCCCGAGCGGTTCGTGACCCAGAAGATCGTGGCCGGCGCCTGCCGGATCGCCCGCGGCGAGGAGCAGACGCTCAGTCTCGGCGATCTCTCCGTGCACCGCGACTGGGGCTGGGCTCCGGAGTACGTCGTGGCCATGCACCGCATGCTGCAGCTGGAGACGCTGGAGGACTTCGTGATCGCCACCGGGCGGACCTCCAGCCTGGAGGAATTCGTCGGCGCCGCCTTCGCCGCCGTCGGGCTCGACTGGCGCCGGCACGTGGTCCGCGATCCGGGCCTGGTGCGGCCGAGCGAGATCGGCTGCGGCCGCGCCGACACCTCCCGCGCGGCGGAGCGGCTCGGCTGGACGGCGCATCACGTGATGCCGGACGTGGTGCGGATGATGGTCGAAGCCCGCCTCGCCGGTCAGCAGGCGCTTCCGCGCCGGGCAGCCTGAGCCGGGCAGCACCTGACGAGGTGTCAGCGGCCGGTGTGCGTCGGTTCGATCGCGGCCTCGACGTCGGCCTCGACGTCGGTCCCGAGGTCGGCCAACGCCCCCTGGGCCAACCGCCGCGTCAGCGCCGGCGAGGCGAGGTACAGCGGCAGGCCGTGGTTCTTGCCGACGATCGCCGCTGCGTCGCTGGCCGAGAACTCGACCTCCGGCGGCGCCCAGCGCCCCGGCATGCCGACGTAGCCGAGGGCATCGGCCCGCACCTGCTTGTCGAGCCAGGGAAAGAATCGGAGCGCGTCGTCCCGCGAATTGATCACCAGCGTCAGACGGTCGCAGCCGGCGAGCGTCTCGCGGTACGGACCACGCGGGGCGAACGCGTCGCAGCGGACCGCCGGGGCGATGAACACGAGGTGCGTCCGCCCCGACCGCGTGGTCCAGGGGTAAAGGCCGCCGCCGGCCGATCGTTCCGCAGCCACCCGGTCTTCGAGGGCCTCGACGGTGATCAGGGCGCCGAAGCTGTAGGCGACGATCGCCAGCGGTTGATCCGCCGGAATCCGCCCGAGAAGCCAGCCCAGATAATGGCCGTCGGCATGGGCCCGTTCATACTTCGCCCGGCCGTCCCGGAGCAGCAGGCCCTCCTGCTCGCTGGGCCAGGAGAAGATCACCGTGCGCACCGGAGGACCTGGCGGGCAGCAGGCCGCCGCCTTGCGGTCGAACTGCAGGCCCTGCGACTTTGCGTCCCCCGGCTGGTAGCGGTTGCCATGGATGAAGATCTGCAGCGGCCGGCCGGGATCGTCGAGCAGGCTCGCCAGATCGGCCCGCTCCCAGCGGCCGCGGGTCGGGTCGGTGCAGCGTTCGACCGCGAGGGCGGCGGTTGCGGGGGCCGACGCGATGCAGGGCAGCCGGCGGGTGCTCACCACCCAGACGTCGGCCGGCGGCGAACAGGTCGCTGCGTCGGGACAGGTCGCTGCGGCGGCACGCGCCGCAGGCAGGCCGCAGGCCGCTGCCAGCAGCGCCAGCGTCCGCAGCCGATTCGACATCCTGGTAGCCATTCGTGCCATGCGCCGTCCGCCGCGACGTCGTGATCCGCTTCCGCCGTCCGACGCGCGTGGCCGGTGGCGGAGTGCGAAGCGGGGCCCGGTCCTACGGGACGTTCCGCCGGAAAAAAACCTAGCACGGTCCGCGGCATGCCGCGCCGCGCGGCGCGGCGATCGGACGGGACGGCGCACGCGGCCGGGCCGCACGACCGGCAGCGTCGGTGCGTTCGCGCGCCGCTGTACCGCTCGGCCGGGTCGGGGTGAAATTTTTCCGTCCGCCCGCCGCCGCGCCGCGGATCGTGGGCTAGGGTTTTGACGGCGTCGCGGGCGACGCCGCGTTCCGGTCAGTCGCGGACCCCCTCCTCCCAATCCGCGTTGGAGTCATCACGATGTCGCGCGTCCTCTGTCTGGCCGTCCTCCTCGGCGGCCTCGTTTCCGCCCCCGGGTGCAGCAGTTGCTTCGGCGGCTTGAACGGCTGCCGACGTCCCTCGTTCATGGAATTCCGGGCGCCGTGCCGCGGGCAGGCCGATCCGTGCCATGCACCGGCATGCGAGCCCGCCTGCAGCCCGGCGCCGGTCGGCGAGTGCTGCGAGCCCGGCGGCGGAGGCACGGTTCTGCCGGCCCCGGCCGGCGGCGAGCGGGTCGGCACGTTCAGTTGACCCGCGGTCCGGCCCCCGTCCGGTGATGCGCCGCTCTTGCCGGCCACGCGTCGGGCAAGCGGCACGTTGTGTGTCCGCTCCCGATTCGAGCGGCTCATCACCGGGCGGGGAGCGGCCCTGCCGGGAGCGTTATACTTCGCGGTCCCCCCCTCCGGAGCCGCCATGTTCGAAGCGCTGACAGCCTCCCTTTCCTCGGCCCTCGCCGGCCTGCGCGGCCGCGGCAAACTGACCGAAGCCAACATGCGCGAGGGCCTCGGGCAGGTTCGCACCGCGCTCTTGGAGGCCGACGTCGCCTACGACGTCGTCGAGGGGTTCCTGTCGCGGGTCGCCGCCGAGGCCGTCGGTTCGAAGGTGATGGAGTCGCTCGACCCCGCCCAGCAGCTCGTGGGCATCGTCCACCGCGAACTCGTCGGCCTGATGGGGCCGGTCGACCATTCGCTCCACTTCCAGCCCGGCCAGACCACCGTCCTCATGCTCTGCGGCCTGCAGGGCTCCGGCAAGACGACCTCCTGCGCCAAGCTCGCCCGGCGGATCAAGGAGCAGGGCCGCAACGTGATGCTCGTCGCCGCCGACCTGCAGCGGCCCGCCGCCATCGAGCAGCTCTGCGTGCTCGGCCGGCAGCTCGGCGTCACCGTGCACGCGCCGGCCGACATGCCGGGCGGATCGTCCGACCCGGTCGCCGTCTGCACGGCCGGCGTCGCGCGGGCGAAGAAGGAGGGGGCGTCGGTCGTGATCCTCGACACGGCCGGCCGGCTGGCGATCGACGAGCCGCTGATGCAGGAGCTGGCCCGCATCGATCGCAGCGTCGGGCCGGACCAGGTGTACCTCGTCGTCGACGCGATGACCGGCCAGGACGCCATCCGCAGCGCCAAGGCGTTCCACGACGCCCTCGAGCTCGACGGCGTCATCATGACCAAGCTCGACGGCGATGCCCGCGGCGGCGCGGCCCTGTCGGTGAAGAGCGTCACCGGGGTGCCGATCAAGTTCATCGGCACCGGCGAGCAGGTCGACGCGCTGGAGGAGTTCCACCCCGACCGGATGGCGGGCCGGATCCTCGGCATGGGGGACGTCGTGACCCTCGTCGAGGAGGCGCAGCGGAAGTTCGACCAGGAGGAAATGAAGCGGCAGGAGGAGCGGCTCAAGGCGGGCGAGTTCACGCTCGACGACTTCAAGGCCACGCTCGCGCAGACCCGCCGCCTCGGTCCCCTCGGCAAGGTGCTGGGGATGATTCCCGGCATGGGGGGCATGCAGGAGATGCTCGCCGGTGCCGACCTGGAGAAAGACATGAACCGGCTGTTCGGGATCATCGACTCGATGACGCCCGAGGAGCGTCGCGCCCCGCGGCTGGTCGACCAGTCGCGCCGCCGGCGGATCGCCGTCGGTGCCGGCGTCGATCCGCACGAGGTCAGCGAACTCGTCAAGCAGTTCGACGGCATGGCCGCGATGATGAAGGGCATGGCGGGCCTGGGCATGCGCGAGCGGATGCAGCAGGTGCAGCGGCTCCAGTCCCAGATCACGAACCCCTCCGCCCGGCTGGCCCGGCCCAAGGGGGACACCGGCAAGCGGCTCACCGCCGACGAGCGTCGGAAGCAGAAGAAGCAGCGCGAGAAGGAGGCCCGGCGGCGGAAGCGCGGGGCCGGCGACTGAACCTGGACAGGCCCGGAAACCGATGAAACCTCCGGGAAATCACCGATTCCCGGGGCTGCCCTTGGGTTCGGCTGTCCAGCGGTTACCATAGGGGGCTCGGTCGTCCGCGGGACTTGCGCGAAGCGGCCGGCGCCGGCCGCTCGGCCGATGTGCGACATCAGGGCAGCGATCAGGGAGAGCAGCGACCGTGGCAGTCACGATTCGAATGAAGCGGATGGGGCGGAAGAACCGCGAGTATTACCGGATCTGCGCGACCGATCGCCGCAACCCGCGCGACGGTCGCGTGATCGAGGAACTCGGCACCTACGATCCGCACGTCCCGGAGACCGATGCCCGCTGCACGCTCAATGGGCCGCGGGTCGACTACTGGCTCTCCGTCGGCGCTCAGCCGAGCGACGCTGTCCGCGTGCTGATCAAGAAGTACGGCACGAGCGGCACCCACCTGCAGAAGATGGAAGCGGCCCGGGCCAAGCTCGCCATGCCGCGGATCGTGCCGGAGGCGGGTGAGCCGGCTTTCGTGCCCGCGTCGAAGGAGGAGCCGGCAGCCGCTCCGGTGGCCGTCGAGGCCGTGGCCGAGCCCGCCGCGGAGCCCGCCGCGGCCGAGCCCGCCGCGGAGCCCGCCCAAGAACCCGGACAGGAGCCGGCGGCCGAGCCGCAGGCGTAGGAAACGAATCGGCCCGCGGCAGGGGCGCCATCGGGCCGTCCCCAGGGCACGGCACGCCAACGACCGGTCCCCGGTCCTCACCGCCATGCGCATCGACATCGTCACCCTGTTCCCCGAGATGTTCGCAAGCTTCCTCGACGGCAGCCTGCTCGGGGCGGCGCGCCGGGCGGGGATCCTCGATGTCCGGCTGCGGAACTTCCGCGACTTCGCCCCCGGTGCGCATCGCCAGGTCGACGATCGCCCCTTCGGCGGCGGCCCCGGCATGCTGCTCATGCCCGGGCCCGTCGTGGAGTGCGTCGAGGCGGTGCAGCAGGATGGCGAGCGGCCCGGGCACGTCGTCATGCTCACGCCCGGCGGCCGACGGCTCGATCAGGGGCTCGTCGAGGAACTCGCCCGCCGCGAGCGGCTCGTGCTCGTCTGCGGGCGCTACGAGGGCTTCGACGCCCGGGTTCGCGAGTCGCTCGGGGCCGAGGAGATCTCGATCGGCGACTACGTGCTGTCCGGCGGCGAGGTGGCCGCGATGGTGATCGTGGACGCCGTGTCGCGGCTCGTGCCGGGCGTGCTCGGTGACGAGGAGAGCGCCCGACAGGATTCCTTCTCCGGTGCCGAACGGCTCGTGGAAGGTCCGCAGTACACGCGGCCGCGGGAGTTCCGCGGTCTCGAGGTTCCCGAGATCCTGCTCTCGGGGGATCATCGCCGGATCGCCGCCTGGCGGCACGAGCAGGCGGTCGCCGCCACCCGTCGCCGGGACGTCGTCCCGGGCCAGCATTCCGTCCACCATTCCGCCCAGCCCCAGAGGAGCGCGTCATGAGCCAGAAGATTCTCGCCGCCGTCGAGGCCTCGAGCCTCAAGTCACAGGTGCCGACGTTCGCGATCGGCGACACCGTCGACGTCCACACCCGGATTCTCGAAGGGGAGAAGGAACGGGTGCAGATCTTCAACGGCGTCGTCATCGCCCGCAGCGGCTCGGGGAGCCGGGAGATGTTCGT is from Planctomycetia bacterium and encodes:
- the sucD gene encoding succinate--CoA ligase [ADP-forming] subunit alpha; the protein is MSILVNRDTRVICQGITGKVGEFHTRGCLDYGTRMVGGVTPGKGGETVADLPVFDTVAQARDATGANATMIFVPPAFAADAILEAVGAGIELVIAITEGIPVLDMARVLPVVKASGSRLIGPNCPGVITPGACKIGIMPGYIHTPGHVGVMSRSGTLTYEAVWQLTQLGHGQSTCVGLGGDPLVGSSFIDILELFEQDPDTHAILMMGEIGGSAEEEAAAYVKAHVTKPVAAFIAGRTAPPGKRMGHAGAIISGGKGTADAKVAALEDAGIEVAHSPADMAAALVRAIERRR
- the sucC gene encoding succinate--CoA ligase [ADP-forming] subunit beta — protein: MPVLDGRVARTPAEAAAAFTALGTPVCAVKAQIHAGGRGKGQVKGGTQRGVELAKSAADAERIAAGLLGKTLVTIQTGPDGQSVRQVFVESGCAIDRELYCAVLVDRRVGSPVLIASTAGGVNIEEVAAETPELILSEPFDPDRGLAPWQTRVLAAKLGLPAASWRHADAFFRRLCKAFVDLDASLLEINPLVLTKEGGLVALDAKMTFDDNALFRHKDVAALRDEAEEEPAETRAAAAGLSYVKLDGTIGCLVNGAGLAMSTMDLVKFHGGEPANFLDVGGGADVKAVTEAFRIILSDTNVKAILVNIFGGIMRCTTIATALVEASKTVGFSVPLVVRLEGTEVAEGKKILAASGTAIITADGLTDAAQKVVAASKA
- a CDS encoding UDP-glucose 4-epimerase, which translates into the protein MKILVTGGAGFIGSHIVDALMAAGHSAAVIDDLSSGSRDNLPADVPLHVADIIDATAVARVVAAEHPDAICHQAAQMSVSRSVREPLFDAQVNCIGLINVLDAAVRVGCKRFVFASSGGVLYGDVTAPAPEDTPADPVSPYGITKWVGERYLKFYAAEHGLAAVALRYSNVYGPRQNPHGEAGVVAIFSKTMLAGTPATINGDGRYIRDYVYGPDVARANLAALTADIPEVRAGTLTSLNIGTGIGTDVNELEAELRATVGSIRSARGQPLPPAPLHGPARPGDLRSNLVAAARAGTILGWRPAVSLPEGLGLTARWFAEQAAG
- the gmd gene encoding GDP-mannose 4,6-dehydratase; amino-acid sequence: MKSIPASPAPARPAVDPAGVVSPRTALICGVGGQDGAYLAAHLLELGYRVAGTSRDAQASSFSGLVRLGIRDRVTVESMTLVDFRSTMQAIARHRPDEIYNLAGQTSVGLSFSQPVETFESIVIGTVNLLEAIRMLGRPIRLYNAGSSEMFGDTGMEPASERTVLRPCSPYGIAKATSFWQVAQYRQAYGIAACTGILFNHESPLRPERFVTQKIVAGACRIARGEEQTLSLGDLSVHRDWGWAPEYVVAMHRMLQLETLEDFVIATGRTSSLEEFVGAAFAAVGLDWRRHVVRDPGLVRPSEIGCGRADTSRAAERLGWTAHHVMPDVVRMMVEARLAGQQALPRRAA
- the ffh gene encoding signal recognition particle protein, translated to MFEALTASLSSALAGLRGRGKLTEANMREGLGQVRTALLEADVAYDVVEGFLSRVAAEAVGSKVMESLDPAQQLVGIVHRELVGLMGPVDHSLHFQPGQTTVLMLCGLQGSGKTTSCAKLARRIKEQGRNVMLVAADLQRPAAIEQLCVLGRQLGVTVHAPADMPGGSSDPVAVCTAGVARAKKEGASVVILDTAGRLAIDEPLMQELARIDRSVGPDQVYLVVDAMTGQDAIRSAKAFHDALELDGVIMTKLDGDARGGAALSVKSVTGVPIKFIGTGEQVDALEEFHPDRMAGRILGMGDVVTLVEEAQRKFDQEEMKRQEERLKAGEFTLDDFKATLAQTRRLGPLGKVLGMIPGMGGMQEMLAGADLEKDMNRLFGIIDSMTPEERRAPRLVDQSRRRRIAVGAGVDPHEVSELVKQFDGMAAMMKGMAGLGMRERMQQVQRLQSQITNPSARLARPKGDTGKRLTADERRKQKKQREKEARRRKRGAGD
- the trmD gene encoding tRNA (guanine-N(1)-)-methyltransferase, translated to MRIDIVTLFPEMFASFLDGSLLGAARRAGILDVRLRNFRDFAPGAHRQVDDRPFGGGPGMLLMPGPVVECVEAVQQDGERPGHVVMLTPGGRRLDQGLVEELARRERLVLVCGRYEGFDARVRESLGAEEISIGDYVLSGGEVAAMVIVDAVSRLVPGVLGDEESARQDSFSGAERLVEGPQYTRPREFRGLEVPEILLSGDHRRIAAWRHEQAVAATRRRDVVPGQHSVHHSAQPQRSAS